One window of Neptuniibacter halophilus genomic DNA carries:
- the glyQ gene encoding glycine--tRNA ligase subunit alpha translates to MTDKATPDVSTFQGLILALQEYWAEQGCVIVQPLDMEVGAGTFHPATFLRAIGPENWRSAYVQPSRRPTDGRYGENPNRLQHYYQFQVVLKPSPENFQELYLGSLERIGVDLGVHDVRFVEDNWESPTLGAWGLGWEVWLNGMEVTQFTYFQQAGGLECYPVTGEITYGLERIAMYLQSVDSVYDLIWAKNPDGSTVTYGDVFHQNEVEQSTFNFEHANVEELFKTFDNCEAECNKLLSLEKPLPLPAYEQVLKASHTFNLLDARHAISVTERQRYILRVRTLAREVAHAYFNARKALGFPLATDAIRQEVLANCEENN, encoded by the coding sequence GTGACTGACAAGGCAACCCCAGACGTAAGCACATTTCAGGGGCTTATCCTTGCTCTGCAGGAATACTGGGCAGAGCAGGGTTGTGTGATCGTACAACCACTGGACATGGAGGTAGGTGCAGGCACCTTCCATCCGGCAACTTTCCTTCGCGCAATCGGACCAGAAAACTGGCGCTCTGCCTACGTGCAGCCAAGCCGCCGTCCAACCGATGGCCGCTACGGCGAGAACCCTAACCGCCTGCAGCACTACTACCAGTTTCAGGTCGTTCTGAAGCCCTCTCCTGAGAACTTTCAGGAACTCTATCTGGGCTCACTGGAACGGATCGGCGTAGACCTTGGCGTACATGACGTTCGTTTCGTAGAGGACAACTGGGAGTCTCCGACACTGGGTGCCTGGGGTCTTGGCTGGGAAGTCTGGCTGAACGGCATGGAAGTCACCCAGTTTACCTATTTCCAGCAGGCCGGCGGCCTTGAATGCTACCCGGTGACTGGCGAGATCACATACGGTCTGGAACGTATCGCAATGTACCTGCAGAGCGTTGACAGTGTCTATGACCTGATCTGGGCGAAAAACCCGGATGGCAGCACAGTGACCTACGGCGACGTGTTCCATCAGAATGAAGTGGAGCAATCCACCTTCAACTTCGAACACGCTAACGTCGAAGAGCTGTTCAAAACCTTCGACAACTGTGAAGCTGAATGTAACAAGCTACTCAGTCTGGAGAAGCCGCTACCATTGCCTGCCTATGAGCAGGTTCTGAAAGCATCACACACCTTCAACCTTCTGGATGCCCGTCACGCCATCTCCGTCACCGAACGTCAGCGCTATATCCTGCGCGTACGAACGCTGGCCCGGGAAGTAGCGCACGCCTACTTCAATGCCCGTAAAGCACTGGGTTTCCCACTGGCTACCGATGCGATCCGTCAGGAAGTTCTGGCTAACTGCGAGGAGAACAACTAA